In Macrobrachium rosenbergii isolate ZJJX-2024 chromosome 48, ASM4041242v1, whole genome shotgun sequence, one DNA window encodes the following:
- the LOC136831040 gene encoding uncharacterized protein: protein MQPLVNPSELMVDFEIAIHRAFTSVFPNCSIVGCLFHLGQSLYQKTTDLVLRGKYKSESDFCLKVRCFSALAFLSVADVEEAYEELTDDDEIPGEFISYFGVNYMGVVRGHGRRRRREPPLFPMELWNVNNRIVNNLPRTNNALEGYHSSLKLGATHPNIWRLIKSLENETGLIQTKITHIHRGDIQ from the coding sequence ATGCAACCTTTGGTTAACCCAAGTGAACTGATGGTAGACTTTGAAATTGCCATTCATAGAGCATTCACTTCTGTTTTTCCAAATTGCTCAATAGTGGGATGTTTGTTCCATTTAGGGCAATCATTATATCAGAAAACTACTGATTTAGTATTACgaggaaaatacaaaagtgaatCTGATTTCTGCTTAAAAGTAAGGTGCTTTTCGGCATTGGCCTTTCTTTCAGTAGCTGATGTTGAGGAAGCCTATGAAGAGCTaacagatgatgatgaaattCCTGGAGAATTTATTAGTTACTTTGGTGTCAACTATATGGGTGTAGTGAGAGGTCAtggcagaaggagaagaagagaaccTCCGTTATTTCCAATGGAATTATGGAATGTTAACAACAGAATTGTTAATAACTTGCCAAGGACAAATAACGCTTTGGAAGGATACCATTCATCATTAAAGTTAGGTGCAACCCATCCTAATATTTGGCGGCTGATTAAAAGTTTGGAGAATGAAACTGGCTTGATTCAAACCAAGATAACTCACATTCACCGAGGGGATATACAGtag